In Xanthomonas sp. SI, the following are encoded in one genomic region:
- the acpP gene encoding acyl carrier protein, protein MSTIEERVKKIVVEQLGVKEEEVTNSASFVDDLGADSLDTVELVMALEEEFECEIPDEEAEKITSVQQAIDYVKSHVKS, encoded by the coding sequence ATGAGCACCATCGAAGAACGCGTCAAGAAAATCGTCGTCGAGCAACTCGGCGTCAAGGAAGAAGAAGTCACCAACAGCGCATCGTTCGTCGATGACCTGGGTGCCGACTCGCTGGACACCGTCGAGCTGGTGATGGCGCTGGAAGAAGAGTTCGAGTGCGAAATTCCGGACGAAGAAGCCGAGAAGATCACCTCGGTGCAGCAGGCCATCGACTACGTCAAGTCGCACGTCAAGAGCTGA
- the mltG gene encoding endolytic transglycosylase MltG — translation MAWAKRGCLTLLATLLVLALLAAAAGAWWWQGYRAFSDQPLHAAQPSVEVARGDSFNGVLRKLRAAGVEQGSNLQWQLLARQLDAAGKLKVGEYALQPALSPRELLLRMRKGQVIHYRFTIVEGWNIRQLRSALNAATPLRHVATELSDSELMAKLGQPGQHPEGRFLPETYLYQREDSDLDVLQRAHAAMDKALAEAWDARAAELPLQSPEQALTLASIVEKETGLAAERPQIAGVFVRRLQQGMKLQTDPTVIYGIGSAYDGNIRKRDLETDTPYNTYTRSGLPPTPIAMPGRDALRAATNPAPGDSLYFVAVGDGSGAHAFSASYAEHTAAVARYLQRLRARSGAAVTP, via the coding sequence GTGGCTTGGGCTAAACGCGGGTGTCTGACCCTGCTGGCGACATTGCTGGTGCTTGCACTGCTGGCCGCCGCGGCCGGCGCGTGGTGGTGGCAGGGCTATCGCGCCTTCTCCGACCAGCCGCTGCACGCGGCGCAGCCCAGCGTGGAGGTGGCGCGCGGCGATTCGTTCAACGGCGTGCTGCGCAAGCTGCGCGCGGCCGGCGTCGAACAGGGCAGCAACCTGCAATGGCAACTGCTGGCGCGCCAGCTCGATGCCGCCGGCAAGCTCAAGGTCGGCGAATACGCGCTGCAGCCGGCGCTGAGCCCGCGCGAACTGCTGCTGCGCATGCGCAAGGGCCAGGTGATCCATTACCGCTTCACCATCGTCGAGGGCTGGAACATCCGCCAGCTGCGTTCGGCGCTGAACGCGGCCACGCCGCTGCGCCACGTCGCCACCGAGCTCAGCGACAGCGAACTGATGGCCAAGCTCGGCCAGCCCGGGCAGCACCCGGAGGGCCGCTTCCTGCCGGAGACCTACCTGTACCAGCGCGAGGACAGCGATCTGGACGTGCTGCAGCGCGCCCACGCGGCCATGGACAAGGCGCTGGCCGAGGCCTGGGACGCGCGCGCCGCCGAACTGCCGCTGCAATCGCCGGAGCAGGCGCTGACCCTGGCCTCGATCGTGGAGAAGGAAACCGGCCTGGCCGCCGAGCGCCCGCAGATCGCCGGTGTGTTCGTGCGCCGCCTGCAGCAGGGCATGAAGCTGCAGACCGATCCGACCGTGATCTACGGCATCGGCAGCGCCTACGACGGCAACATCCGCAAGCGCGACCTGGAAACCGATACCCCGTACAACACCTACACCCGCAGCGGCCTGCCGCCGACCCCGATCGCCATGCCCGGCCGCGACGCGCTGCGCGCGGCGACCAATCCGGCGCCCGGCGACAGCCTGTACTTCGTAGCGGTCGGCGACGGCAGCGGCGCGCACGCGTTTTCCGCCAGCTATGCCGAGCACACCGCGGCAGTGGCGCGCTACCTGCAGCGCCTGCGCGCGCGCAGCGGCGCGGCGGTGACGCCATGA
- the tmk gene encoding dTMP kinase: MSEAVLRHHRFVSLEGGEGAGKTTAINAIRDWLQAQGHEVVLTREPGGTPLAERIRELLLGNAPALQPAEPLAAETELLLVFAARAQHVREVIRPALQRGAYVVSDRFTDSSYAYQGEGRGLDRAWIADLERRAVGLQPGLTLLLDLDVQIGRARTSGRDLWPDRIESEQDDFFQRVRAGFRQRAAQDPQRFRTIDASQPPQAVAHDVAAALAAWVQQERTP, from the coding sequence ATGAGCGAGGCCGTGCTGCGCCACCACCGCTTCGTCAGCCTGGAAGGCGGCGAGGGCGCCGGCAAGACCACCGCGATCAACGCGATCCGCGACTGGTTGCAGGCACAGGGCCACGAGGTGGTGCTGACCCGCGAGCCCGGCGGTACGCCGCTGGCCGAACGCATCCGCGAGCTGCTGCTGGGCAACGCGCCGGCGCTGCAGCCGGCCGAGCCGCTGGCCGCCGAGACCGAACTGCTGCTGGTGTTCGCCGCGCGCGCCCAGCACGTGCGTGAGGTGATCCGCCCGGCGCTGCAACGCGGCGCCTACGTGGTCAGCGATCGCTTCACCGATTCCAGCTACGCCTACCAGGGCGAGGGCCGCGGCCTGGACCGCGCCTGGATCGCCGACCTGGAGCGGCGCGCGGTCGGCCTGCAGCCGGGCCTGACCCTGCTGCTGGATCTGGACGTGCAGATCGGCCGCGCCCGCACCAGCGGCCGCGACCTGTGGCCGGACCGGATCGAGAGCGAGCAGGACGATTTCTTCCAGCGCGTGCGTGCCGGTTTCCGCCAGCGCGCCGCGCAGGACCCGCAGCGCTTCCGCACCATCGACGCCAGCCAGCCGCCGCAGGCGGTCGCGCACGACGTGGCCGCCGCGCTGGCCGCCTGGGTGCAGCAGGAGCGCACGCCATGA
- a CDS encoding nuclear transport factor 2 family protein, with protein sequence MSEIEARSNEADGDARRIFEQWHRSVVERNLDALMALYAQDAILETPLAYVVSAGRQDGRLHGREAIRTFFAACFAQPENGLGRWYRTDRCHASHRQVIWEYPRETPQGDQVDLVEVMDLDARGLIACHRVYWGWKGVQTLLAGLGR encoded by the coding sequence ATGAGCGAAATCGAAGCGCGGTCGAACGAGGCGGACGGCGATGCCCGTCGCATCTTCGAGCAATGGCATCGCAGCGTCGTCGAACGGAATCTGGACGCGCTGATGGCGCTGTATGCGCAAGACGCGATCTTGGAAACGCCGTTGGCGTACGTGGTTTCCGCAGGGCGTCAGGATGGAAGGCTGCACGGACGCGAGGCGATCAGGACGTTCTTCGCGGCGTGTTTCGCACAACCCGAAAACGGCCTCGGTCGCTGGTACCGCACCGACCGTTGTCATGCGTCCCACCGCCAAGTGATCTGGGAATATCCGCGAGAAACGCCGCAGGGCGATCAGGTCGACCTGGTGGAAGTCATGGACCTCGATGCGCGCGGCCTGATCGCGTGCCATCGCGTGTACTGGGGCTGGAAGGGCGTGCAGACGCTGCTGGCGGGGCTGGGTAGGTAA
- a CDS encoding DNA-formamidopyrimidine glycosylase family protein, protein MPEGPSIVILKEEAAAFAGRKVLRVSGNSKQELERMRNRKILSLRSWGKHFLIEFDGFSLRIHFLLFGSYRINARKEAPPRLSLGFAKGDELNFYACSVKFIEGALDDAYDWRADVMNPDWDAAQARRKLRLRPRTLAADALLDQDVFAGVGNIIKNEVLHRIRVHPESEVGALPPRKLAELVTQAREYSFDFYNWKKAFVLKKHYQVHTKTICPRDGHLLTYRKQLGKAQRRAFFCEHCQRRYALDIPLAQAP, encoded by the coding sequence ATGCCTGAAGGTCCTTCGATCGTCATCCTGAAAGAAGAGGCGGCCGCGTTCGCGGGCCGCAAGGTGTTGCGGGTGTCCGGCAACAGCAAGCAGGAGCTGGAGCGGATGCGCAACCGCAAGATCCTGTCGCTGCGCAGTTGGGGCAAGCATTTCCTGATCGAGTTCGACGGGTTCAGCCTGCGCATCCATTTCCTGCTGTTCGGCAGCTACCGGATCAATGCGCGCAAGGAGGCGCCGCCGCGGCTGAGCCTGGGTTTCGCCAAGGGCGATGAGCTGAATTTCTATGCGTGCTCGGTCAAGTTCATCGAGGGCGCGCTGGACGACGCCTACGACTGGCGCGCGGATGTGATGAATCCGGATTGGGATGCGGCGCAGGCGCGACGCAAGTTGCGGCTGCGGCCGCGCACGCTGGCCGCCGATGCGTTGCTGGACCAGGACGTGTTCGCCGGGGTCGGCAACATCATCAAGAACGAGGTGTTGCACCGCATCCGCGTGCATCCGGAAAGCGAAGTGGGGGCGCTGCCGCCGCGCAAGCTGGCCGAGCTGGTGACGCAGGCGCGCGAGTACAGCTTCGATTTCTATAACTGGAAGAAGGCCTTCGTGCTGAAGAAGCACTACCAAGTGCATACCAAGACCATCTGTCCGCGCGACGGCCATCTGCTGACCTATCGCAAGCAGCTCGGCAAGGCGCAGCGGCGCGCGTTCTTTTGCGAGCATTGCCAGCGCCGCTATGCGCTGGACATTCCACTTGCGCAAGCGCCTTAG
- a CDS encoding helix-turn-helix transcriptional regulator, protein MPVEQPKLAATAFLIADPARAAMLMALIDGRALPAGELAFAGGVTPQTASSHLAKLLDGGLLAVEVQGRHRYYRLAGSHVAFALENLATLAAPAAPRCRKAGHKQQSLSLARCCYDHLAGQLGVAVAEALERRALIARQNDKRYAVSAEGAAWFSRMGLDVSRITASRRGIARQCLDWTERKHHLAGPLGVELLALLCAKRWLRRSDGSRAIHITDSGWAGLHTELGIHRLAGDELALDS, encoded by the coding sequence ATGCCGGTCGAACAGCCCAAGCTTGCCGCGACCGCGTTCCTGATCGCCGATCCCGCCCGCGCCGCCATGTTGATGGCGCTCATCGACGGGCGCGCACTGCCTGCCGGCGAGCTCGCCTTCGCCGGCGGCGTCACCCCGCAGACGGCGAGTTCGCACCTGGCGAAACTGCTGGACGGCGGCTTGCTGGCGGTCGAGGTCCAGGGCCGCCACCGCTACTACCGGCTGGCCGGTTCGCACGTCGCGTTCGCACTGGAAAACCTGGCGACCCTCGCCGCCCCCGCCGCACCGCGATGCCGGAAAGCCGGGCACAAGCAGCAATCGCTGAGCCTGGCCCGATGCTGTTACGACCATCTGGCCGGACAACTGGGCGTGGCGGTGGCCGAAGCGCTGGAACGGCGCGCGTTGATCGCCAGGCAAAACGACAAACGATACGCGGTGTCCGCCGAGGGCGCCGCCTGGTTCTCGCGAATGGGCCTGGATGTGTCGCGCATCACCGCAAGCAGGCGCGGCATTGCGCGGCAGTGCCTGGACTGGACCGAACGCAAGCATCACCTTGCCGGTCCGCTCGGTGTCGAATTGCTTGCGCTGCTTTGCGCCAAACGCTGGCTGCGCCGCAGCGACGGCTCGCGCGCGATCCACATCACCGACAGTGGCTGGGCCGGCCTGCACACGGAACTGGGAATCCATCGGCTTGCCGGCGACGAACTCGCGCTGGATTCCTAA
- the fabG gene encoding 3-oxoacyl-ACP reductase FabG, which produces MSKPLQGEIALVTGASRGIGAAIADTLAAQGATVIGTATSASGAQAIGERMAANGGHGRALDVTDPAAVEALIEAIGKEFGAVSILVNNAGITRDNLLMRMKEEDWQAIIDTNLTSVFRTSKAVLRGMMKARKGRIVNIASVVGVTGNAGQANYAAAKAGIIAFSKSMAKEIGSRGITVNVVAPGFIDTDMTKALPEAQRTALLEQIALGQLGQPADIANAVAFLVGPGAGYITGETLHVNGGMYMP; this is translated from the coding sequence ATGAGCAAGCCATTGCAGGGCGAGATCGCCCTGGTCACCGGCGCCAGCCGCGGCATCGGCGCGGCCATCGCCGACACCCTGGCCGCACAGGGCGCCACCGTCATCGGCACCGCCACCTCCGCCTCCGGCGCGCAGGCGATCGGCGAGCGGATGGCCGCCAACGGCGGTCACGGCCGCGCGCTGGACGTCACCGACCCGGCCGCGGTCGAGGCGCTGATCGAGGCGATCGGCAAGGAATTCGGCGCGGTCTCGATCCTGGTCAACAACGCCGGCATCACCCGCGACAACCTGCTGATGCGGATGAAGGAAGAGGACTGGCAGGCGATCATCGACACCAACCTGACCAGCGTGTTCCGCACCTCCAAGGCGGTGCTGCGCGGCATGATGAAGGCCCGCAAGGGCCGCATCGTCAACATCGCCTCGGTGGTCGGGGTGACCGGCAATGCGGGCCAGGCCAACTACGCCGCGGCCAAGGCCGGGATCATCGCCTTCTCCAAGTCGATGGCCAAGGAAATCGGCTCGCGCGGCATCACCGTCAACGTGGTCGCGCCGGGCTTTATCGACACCGACATGACCAAGGCTCTGCCCGAGGCGCAACGCACCGCGCTGCTCGAGCAGATCGCGCTCGGCCAGCTCGGCCAGCCGGCCGACATCGCCAACGCGGTGGCGTTCCTGGTCGGCCCCGGGGCCGGCTACATCACCGGAGAGACCCTGCATGTGAACGGCGGGATGTACATGCCGTAA
- a CDS encoding DNA polymerase III subunit delta', whose translation MSAASTDTLPFAPWQQRAYEQTVAALDAGRLGHGLLICGPDGLGKRAVALKLAAHVLGQGEPAANLRSAQLIAAGTHPDLQLISFIPNRTGDKLRTEIVIEQVREISQKLSLTPQYGIAQVVVVDPADAINRAACNALLKTLEEPQPGRYLWLISAQPARLPATIRSRCQRLEFKLPPADEAIAWLLAQEFPEKTAREALAAARGHPGLAAQWLREDGLKLRRQVAADLEQVAAGKLGTVEAAQRWSADGFAEQRLGHAADLALAQASQAGLTDPARLHKLATWFDAANRTRDLLRTTVRGDLAIAELLLAWRDGDRPVRRGGQR comes from the coding sequence ATGAGTGCCGCTTCGACCGACACGCTGCCCTTCGCGCCCTGGCAGCAGCGCGCCTACGAGCAGACCGTGGCCGCGCTCGACGCCGGCCGGCTCGGCCACGGCCTGCTGATCTGCGGCCCGGACGGCCTGGGCAAACGCGCGGTGGCGCTGAAGCTGGCCGCGCACGTGCTCGGCCAGGGCGAGCCGGCCGCGAATCTGCGCAGCGCGCAGCTGATCGCCGCCGGCACCCATCCCGACCTGCAGCTGATCTCGTTCATTCCCAACCGCACCGGCGACAAACTGCGCACCGAGATCGTCATCGAACAGGTGCGCGAGATCTCGCAGAAGTTGTCGCTGACCCCGCAGTACGGCATCGCCCAGGTGGTGGTGGTGGACCCGGCCGACGCGATCAACCGCGCCGCCTGCAACGCCCTGCTCAAGACCCTGGAAGAGCCGCAGCCCGGCCGCTACCTGTGGCTGATCAGCGCGCAGCCGGCGCGGCTGCCGGCGACCATCCGCAGCCGCTGCCAGCGCCTGGAATTCAAGCTGCCGCCGGCCGACGAGGCGATCGCCTGGCTGCTGGCCCAGGAATTTCCGGAAAAGACCGCGCGCGAAGCGCTGGCCGCCGCGCGCGGCCATCCTGGCCTGGCCGCGCAGTGGCTGCGCGAGGACGGCCTGAAGCTGCGCCGGCAGGTGGCCGCGGATCTGGAACAGGTCGCCGCCGGCAAGCTGGGCACGGTCGAGGCGGCGCAGCGCTGGAGCGCCGACGGCTTCGCCGAGCAGCGCCTGGGCCATGCCGCCGACCTGGCGCTGGCGCAGGCTTCGCAGGCCGGCTTGACCGACCCGGCGCGATTGCACAAGCTGGCCACTTGGTTCGACGCAGCCAATCGCACCCGCGACCTGCTGCGCACCACCGTCCGTGGCGACCTGGCCATCGCGGAACTGTTGCTGGCTTGGCGCGATGGCGATCGCCCGGTCCGGAGAGGGGGACAACGATGA
- a CDS encoding aminodeoxychorismate synthase component I: protein MLRTVPLPAETDLLALHRLAPQRYPLLLESAASGTAQGRWDLLLIASGEGLRLDRDGVTRDLHGAVVEGDFLAALDARWQTERCARDEPRWPFRGGWALLLDYELATQVEPVLQLPQGQAATPVALALRCPAALLRDHASGECVALAETAHAGLLDMALADLQALPAAAPLPAWIAPLAIDEDPPQRFVDGVRRILDYLRAGDVFQVNLSRRWSARFAAALDPAALYAQLRRANPAPFAGLFASHGRAVVSSSPERLVSVRGDVVETRPIAGTRPRAPGDDEAARIRELVGHPKERAEHVMLIDLERNDLGRVCAPGSVEVDELMTVESYAHVHHIVSNVRGRLRAGVSPGEVIRATFPGGTITGCPKVRCMQIIAELEQTPRGAYTGAFGWLNRDGDMDLNILIRTAEVDGAQAHFRTGAGIVVDSQPERELDETRAKARGLLRALEP from the coding sequence ATGCTGCGTACCGTTCCCCTGCCGGCCGAGACCGATCTGCTGGCGTTGCACCGCCTGGCGCCGCAGCGCTATCCGTTGCTGCTGGAATCGGCGGCGTCGGGGACCGCGCAGGGCCGCTGGGACCTGCTGCTGATCGCCAGCGGCGAGGGCCTGCGCCTGGACCGCGATGGCGTCACCCGCGACCTGCACGGCGCCGTGGTCGAGGGCGATTTTCTGGCTGCGCTGGATGCGCGCTGGCAGACCGAACGCTGCGCGCGCGACGAGCCGCGCTGGCCGTTCCGTGGCGGCTGGGCGTTGCTGCTGGACTACGAACTGGCGACGCAGGTCGAGCCGGTGTTGCAGTTGCCGCAGGGGCAGGCGGCGACGCCGGTCGCGCTGGCGTTGCGCTGCCCGGCCGCGCTGCTGCGCGACCACGCCAGCGGCGAATGCGTGGCGCTGGCGGAAACCGCGCATGCGGGGTTGCTGGACATGGCACTCGCCGATCTGCAGGCGCTGCCCGCCGCCGCGCCGTTGCCGGCCTGGATCGCGCCGCTGGCGATCGACGAAGACCCGCCGCAGCGCTTCGTCGACGGCGTGCGCCGCATCCTCGATTACCTGCGCGCCGGCGACGTGTTCCAGGTCAACCTGTCGCGACGCTGGTCGGCGCGCTTCGCCGCCGCGCTGGATCCGGCAGCACTGTACGCGCAGCTGCGCCGCGCCAATCCGGCGCCGTTCGCCGGTTTGTTCGCCAGCCATGGCCGTGCCGTGGTCAGTTCCTCGCCGGAACGGCTGGTGTCGGTGCGCGGCGACGTGGTCGAGACCCGGCCGATCGCCGGCACCCGCCCGCGCGCGCCCGGCGACGACGAGGCCGCGCGCATCCGCGAATTGGTCGGGCACCCCAAGGAGCGCGCCGAGCACGTGATGCTGATCGACCTGGAGCGCAACGACCTGGGCCGGGTCTGCGCGCCGGGCAGCGTCGAGGTCGACGAGCTGATGACGGTGGAGAGCTATGCCCACGTGCACCACATCGTCAGCAACGTGCGCGGGCGGCTGCGCGCCGGGGTCAGTCCCGGCGAAGTGATCCGCGCCACCTTTCCCGGCGGCACCATCACCGGCTGCCCCAAGGTGCGCTGCATGCAGATCATCGCCGAGCTGGAACAGACCCCGCGCGGCGCCTATACCGGTGCGTTCGGCTGGCTCAACCGCGACGGCGACATGGACCTGAACATCCTGATCCGCACCGCCGAAGTGGACGGCGCGCAGGCGCACTTCCGCACCGGCGCCGGCATCGTGGTCGATTCGCAGCCCGAGCGCGAACTCGACGAAACCCGGGCCAAGGCGCGCGGCCTGCTGCGCGCGCTGGAACCGTGA
- a CDS encoding PilZ domain-containing protein gives MSAMSGRQGILSLAVKDKAALYNAYMPFVKNGGIFVPTPKRYFLGDEVFLLLTLPDSSERLPVAGKVIWVTPMGAQGNRTAGIGVQLPDNSEGETIRNKIETQLAGTLNADKPTQTM, from the coding sequence ATGAGTGCGATGAGCGGACGTCAGGGCATCCTGTCGCTGGCGGTGAAGGACAAGGCGGCGCTGTACAACGCGTACATGCCGTTCGTGAAGAACGGCGGCATCTTCGTGCCCACGCCCAAGCGCTATTTCCTGGGCGACGAAGTGTTCCTGCTGCTGACCCTGCCCGATTCCAGCGAGCGCCTGCCGGTGGCCGGCAAGGTGATCTGGGTGACCCCGATGGGCGCCCAGGGCAACCGCACCGCAGGCATCGGCGTGCAGCTGCCGGACAACAGCGAAGGCGAGACCATCCGCAACAAGATCGAGACCCAGCTGGCCGGCACCCTCAACGCCGACAAGCCGACCCAGACCATGTAG
- the fabD gene encoding ACP S-malonyltransferase, whose protein sequence is MTDSTLAFVFPGQGSQSLGMLAELSELHPQLRDSFVEASDGAGVDLWALTQGGPEEMLNRTEYTQPALLAASVALWRLWLAQGGARPALLAGHSLGEYSALVAAGALSLHDGAHLVRLRGQLMQDAAPAGVGAMAAVIGAEDALVEEVCAQAAGSQVVVPANYNSPGQVVIGGDAAAVDRALALLAERGVRKTVKLAVSVPSHTPLMREAANRLAEAMRGMAWHAPQLPVVQNVDAQVHDGVDAIRQALVEQLYLPVRWTGCVQALAARGATRVAECGPGKVLTGLIKRIDKSLDGRALATPADFATALETWVA, encoded by the coding sequence GTGACCGATTCCACACTCGCCTTCGTTTTCCCCGGCCAGGGTTCGCAATCGCTGGGCATGCTGGCCGAACTGTCCGAGCTGCACCCGCAGCTGCGCGACAGCTTCGTCGAGGCCTCCGACGGCGCCGGCGTCGACCTGTGGGCGCTGACCCAGGGCGGCCCCGAGGAAATGCTCAACCGCACCGAATACACCCAGCCGGCGCTGCTGGCGGCGAGCGTGGCGCTGTGGCGGCTGTGGCTGGCCCAGGGCGGCGCGCGTCCGGCGCTGCTGGCCGGGCACAGCCTGGGCGAATACAGCGCGCTGGTCGCGGCCGGCGCGCTGTCGCTGCACGACGGCGCGCACCTGGTGCGCCTGCGCGGCCAGCTGATGCAGGACGCGGCCCCGGCCGGGGTCGGCGCGATGGCCGCGGTGATCGGCGCCGAGGACGCGCTGGTCGAGGAAGTCTGCGCGCAGGCCGCCGGCAGCCAGGTGGTGGTCCCGGCCAACTACAACTCGCCCGGCCAGGTGGTGATCGGCGGCGACGCGGCGGCGGTCGACCGCGCGCTGGCGCTGCTGGCCGAGCGCGGCGTGCGCAAGACGGTGAAGCTGGCGGTCAGCGTGCCCTCGCATACGCCGCTGATGCGCGAGGCAGCCAACCGCCTGGCCGAGGCGATGCGCGGCATGGCCTGGCACGCGCCACAACTGCCGGTGGTGCAGAACGTGGATGCGCAGGTGCACGACGGCGTCGATGCGATCCGCCAGGCGCTGGTCGAGCAGTTGTACCTGCCGGTGCGCTGGACCGGTTGCGTGCAGGCGCTGGCCGCGCGCGGCGCCACCCGCGTGGCCGAATGCGGCCCGGGCAAGGTGCTGACCGGGCTGATCAAGCGCATCGACAAGTCGCTGGACGGGCGCGCGCTGGCCACCCCGGCCGACTTCGCCACCGCGCTCGAGACCTGGGTCGCCTGA
- a CDS encoding type II toxin-antitoxin system prevent-host-death family antitoxin, with amino-acid sequence MDTITYSAARAALADTMERVVNNHEPVIITRSREQSVVMLSLEDYKAMEETAYLLRSPKSAQRLLESIAQLEAGRGKARDLAE; translated from the coding sequence ATGGACACCATCACCTATAGCGCTGCACGCGCCGCCCTCGCGGACACCATGGAGCGCGTCGTCAACAACCACGAGCCGGTGATCATCACCCGCAGCCGCGAGCAATCCGTGGTCATGCTGTCGCTGGAGGACTACAAGGCGATGGAGGAAACCGCCTACCTGCTGCGCAGCCCGAAGAGCGCGCAACGCCTGCTGGAATCCATCGCCCAGCTCGAGGCCGGTCGCGGCAAGGCACGGGATCTGGCCGAGTGA
- the fabF gene encoding beta-ketoacyl-ACP synthase II, producing MSRRVVVTGMGLVSPLGNDLASSWDGIVNGRSGIGPITQIDASQFTTKIAGEIKDFDPTKFMSAKDVKKMDSFIHYGVGASFMALDDSGLVIDDSNAERIGAILGSGIGGLLGIEEQTIKFHEGGARKISPFYVPSTIINMLPGQVSLIKGLKGPTFSAVSACATSNHSIGTALRMIQHGDADVMLAGGAERGSSPTSVGGFCSMKAMSTRNDDPAAASRPWDKGRDGFVLGDGAGVLVLEEYEHAKARGARIYAELVGFGASSDAFHMTAPSEDGEGAARSMLAAIKDAKLNPEQIDYLNAHGTSTPLGDLAETLAMKRALGDHAYKTMVSSTKSMTGHLLGAAGGAEAIFSVMALHTGIIPPTINLEEPSEGCDLDYVPNVAREKKIDVAMSNGFGFGGTNGTLVFKRM from the coding sequence ATGAGCCGTCGCGTCGTCGTAACCGGCATGGGCCTGGTATCGCCGTTGGGCAATGACCTGGCCAGCAGTTGGGATGGAATCGTCAACGGGCGTTCCGGCATCGGCCCGATCACGCAGATCGATGCGTCGCAGTTCACCACCAAGATCGCCGGCGAGATCAAGGATTTCGATCCGACCAAGTTCATGTCCGCCAAGGACGTCAAGAAGATGGATTCGTTCATCCACTACGGCGTTGGCGCCTCGTTCATGGCGCTGGACGATTCGGGCCTGGTGATCGACGACAGCAACGCCGAACGCATCGGCGCGATCCTCGGCTCGGGCATCGGCGGCCTGCTCGGCATCGAGGAGCAGACCATCAAATTCCACGAGGGCGGCGCGCGGAAGATCTCGCCGTTCTACGTTCCCAGCACCATCATCAACATGCTGCCGGGGCAGGTGAGCCTGATCAAGGGCCTGAAGGGCCCGACCTTCTCGGCGGTCTCGGCCTGCGCCACCTCCAACCATTCGATCGGTACCGCGCTGCGCATGATCCAGCACGGCGACGCCGACGTGATGCTGGCCGGCGGCGCCGAGCGCGGTTCCTCGCCGACCTCGGTCGGCGGCTTCTGCTCGATGAAGGCCATGTCCACCCGCAACGACGATCCCGCCGCCGCCTCGCGGCCGTGGGACAAGGGCCGCGACGGTTTCGTGCTCGGCGACGGCGCCGGCGTGCTGGTGCTGGAAGAGTACGAACACGCCAAGGCGCGCGGCGCGCGTATCTATGCCGAGCTGGTCGGCTTCGGCGCCAGCTCCGACGCGTTCCACATGACCGCCCCGAGCGAGGACGGCGAAGGCGCCGCGCGCAGCATGCTGGCGGCGATCAAGGACGCCAAGCTCAATCCCGAGCAGATCGACTACCTCAACGCGCACGGCACCTCCACGCCGCTGGGCGATCTGGCCGAGACCCTGGCGATGAAGCGCGCGCTGGGCGACCACGCCTACAAGACCATGGTCAGCTCGACCAAGTCGATGACCGGGCACCTGCTCGGCGCGGCCGGCGGCGCCGAGGCGATCTTCTCGGTGATGGCGCTGCACACCGGCATCATCCCGCCGACGATCAACCTGGAAGAGCCCAGCGAAGGCTGCGACCTGGACTACGTGCCGAACGTGGCGCGCGAGAAGAAGATCGACGTGGCGATGTCCAATGGGTTCGGCTTCGGCGGGACCAATGGGACCTTGGTGTTCAAGCGGATGTGA
- a CDS encoding Txe/YoeB family addiction module toxin, with protein sequence MTLQFSDNAWEDYLYWQQTDKKMLKRVNDLIKAIQRDPFQGVGKPEPLRHALAGYWSRRINDEHRIVYKVEAGILLIAQVRYHYV encoded by the coding sequence GTGACGCTTCAGTTCTCGGACAATGCCTGGGAGGACTACCTCTACTGGCAGCAGACCGACAAGAAGATGCTCAAGCGCGTCAACGACCTGATCAAAGCCATCCAACGCGATCCCTTCCAGGGCGTCGGCAAGCCCGAACCGCTGCGCCATGCCTTGGCCGGCTATTGGTCGCGGCGCATCAACGACGAACACCGCATCGTCTACAAGGTCGAGGCGGGCATCCTGCTGATCGCGCAGGTGCGCTACCACTACGTATAG